A genomic region of Gossypium hirsutum isolate 1008001.06 chromosome D01, Gossypium_hirsutum_v2.1, whole genome shotgun sequence contains the following coding sequences:
- the LOC107928060 gene encoding LRR receptor-like serine/threonine-protein kinase EFR, producing MGKTFLNLALLIIFHFFFIMATSSMKLTTIVTDQLALLALKEHVIHDPENVLTTNWSASTHVCKWFGVSCGSKHRRVVALNITGLGLVGTLPPHLGNLSFLSLLSISDNSFDGELPVQLSNLRRLKHINFRNNNLSGEIPSWLGSLPELQRLFLYHNHFKGVIPFSLGNLSKLEMLDLFQNQLSGSIPSSIFNISSLQKINLRNNYLFGSIPSVSHDILSLELIDFTFNNLTGHFPSDMFDHLPNLKKLSLSDNMLSGKIPASLCKCKELEILSLSYNQLGGSLPVEIGNLSMLRILFIGRNHFEGEIPQQIGNLTLLMVLDTADNNLTGIIPHQIGNLKHLELLNLGFNNFVGSIPPAIFNSTLSSISLELNHLSGHLPLDMGLWLPNLENLYLGVNQLHGSFSKSICNASQLTQLDVSQNYFSGSIPDNLGNLRNLKVLDLQDNNLTSLGLSFLSSLTNCRGLEYLIFGENQLLSGQLPGLVGNLSRSLRRFDASFCNISGSIPSEIGNLSSLISIVLFDSKLTGTIPTTVGGLKELQSLSLENNKLEGSIPFELCHLNKLAFLFLTNNKLSGPIPACLGNLISLRNLFLGSNMFSSSIPSSWTGLNDLLILNLSYNSLSGPLPIDMGKWKVLTSMDLSNNQFSSNIPTGVANLKDLTHFSLSNNRITGSIPESFGDLLSLEFLDLSRNNLSGEIPKSLENLRFLKYFNVSFNRLQGEIPKGGPFGNYSIESFKGNEALCGAAQLHVPCSKTRPLRNSKVRTKLIISVALPIASAILVLALIIIILRRRKRKDRSTTQEDSTPLGTWRRISYHELHQATDGFSDRRLLGNGSYGSVYQGTLLDGMEFAVKVFKLELEGAFKSFDVECEVLRNIRHRNLIKIISSCSNDLDFKALVLEFMSNGSLDKWLYSNNHSLDILQRLNIMIDVASALEYLHHGNATPVVHCDLKPSNVLLDEDMVAHLSDFGIAKLLSEEDSMIQTMTMAKIGYMAPEYGIEGIVSTKGDVYSFGILMMETITRKKPTNEMFEGETSLRSWVEESLSSSLNQVLDTNLQSSIGRKRSATDNCALSILLVGLECSVEAPDERLDMKETVTKLKKIKVRLLKDIGRVR from the exons ATGGGGAAAACTTTCCTCAACTTAGCTCTTCTTATcatcttccattttttttttattatggcTACTTCCTCTATGAAATTAACCACCATAGTTACCGACCAATTGGCTCTTCTTGCATTAAAAGAACATGTTATTCACGACCCCGAAAATGTCTTGACCACTAACTGGTCAGCTTCTACCCATGTTTGCAAATGGTTTGGTGTCAGTTGCGGATCCAAGCACCGCAGAGTCGTAGCTCTAAACATTACTGGGTTGGGACTCGTAGGAACCCTTCCTCCCCACTTAGGAAATTTATcattcctttctcttctttccATTTCAGATAATAGTTTTGACGGTGAATTACCTGTCCAGTTATCCAATTTGCGACGGTTGAAGCATATAAACTTTCGTAACAACAACCTTAGTGGAGAAATCCCATCATGGTTGGGATCATTACCTGAACTTCAAAGGTTGTTTCTGTATCATAACCACTTCAAGGGTGTTATTCCATTCTCTTTAGGTAATTTGTCAAAGCTAGAGATGTTGGACTTGTTCCAAAACCAGCTTTCAGGTTCAATACCCTCCTCCATCTTCAATATATCTTCGTTGCAGAAAATAAATCTAAGAAACAATTATCTCTTTGGCTCCATACCTTCTGTTTCGCACGATATTCTTTCCTTAGAACTCATAGATTTCACCTTCAATAATCTCACTGGCCATTTTCCAAGTGATATGTTTGATCATCTTCCGAATTTGAAAAAGCTGAGCTTGAGTGATAACATGCTTTCTGGCAAAATTCCAGCTAGTTTATGCAAGTGCAAAGagttagaaattttatcgttatCATATAATCAATTGGGGGGAAGCCTACCGGTAGAAATTGGGAACCTGAGTATGCTTCGAATCCTCTTTATTGGTCGGAACCACTTTGAAG GTGAAATTCCACAACAAATTGGGAATCTAACTCTTCTTATGGTGCTTGATACTGCCGACAATAACTTAACAG GTATAATACCACATCAGATTGGTAACCTAAAGCACCTAGAACTCTTGAATTTGGGATTTAACAATTTTGTTGGTTCTATTCCTCCTGCAATATTTAATTCCACATTGTCGAGCATTTCTTTGGAGTTAAATCATCTTTCTGGCCATCTTCCGTTAGACATGGGCCTTTGGCTTCCAAACTTGGAAAATTTGTATCTTGGAGTGAATCAACTCCATGGTTCATTCTCAAAGTCTATTTGCAATGCCTCTCAGCTTACTCAACTTGACGTGTCACAAAATTACTTTTCAGGGTCCATTCCTGACAATTTGGGAAATCTAAGAAATTTAAAGGTTCTTGACTTGCAGGATAATAATTTAACTTCCTTAGGATTGAGCTTTCTTTCTTCTTTGACCAACTGTAGAGGCTTGGAATACCTGATTTTCGGTGAAAACCAATTGCTTAGTGGTCAACTTCCAGGTTTGGTAGGGAATCTCTCACGTTCTCTTCGGAGGTTCGATGCTTCTTTTTGCAACATCAGCGGTAGCATCCCGAGTGAAATTGGCAACTTAAGCAGCTTGATATCCATCGTTCTATTCGACAGTAAATTGACTGGAACTATACCTACTACAGTTGGAGGATTGAAAGAGCTGCAAAGTCTTTCTCTTGAAAACAACAAGTTAGAAGGATCCATTCCATTTGAATTATGTCATCTAAACAAGTTGGCTTTCTTGTTCTTGACGAATAACAAATTGTCTGGACCAATACCTGCTTGCTTGGGTAATCTCATTTCTTTAAGGAACCTATTTCTAGGCTCCAATATGTTTTCTTCCTCAATACCTTCAAGCTGGACAGGGCTTAACGATCTGCTCATCTTGAACTTGTCTTATAATTCTCTAAGTGGTCCACTACCAATTGACATGGGAAAGTGGAAGGTTTTAACTAGTATGGATTTGTCAAATAATCAATTCTCAAGTAATATTCCAACCGGGGTTGCAAATCTTAAAGATCTCACTCATTTTTCCTTATCCAACAATAGAATCACAGGTTCTATTCCCGAGTCATTTGGTGACTTGTTGAGTTTGGAGTTCTTGGACTTGTCAAGAAATAATCTTTCCGGTGAGATTCCCAAGTCTTTAGAGAACCTTCGTTTTCTCAAATATTTCAATGTCTCTTTCAATAGACTTCAAGGAGAAATTCCTAAAGGAGGACCATTTGGAAACTACTCAATCGAGTCGTTTAAAGGGAACGAAGCATTGTGTGGTGCAGCTCAACTTCATGTTCCATGTTCGAAAACTAGACCTCTTAGAAATTCCAAGGTGAGAACAAAGCTTATAATATCTGTAGCACTGCCAATTGCCTCTGCAATATTGGTGCTTGCTTTAATTATCATTATCTTGCGAAGAAGGAAGAGAAAAGACAGATCGACAACTCAAGAAGACTCGACACCTTTAGGAACGTGGAGACGAATTTCATACCACGAGCTTCATCAAGCTACAGATGGATTCAGTGATAGGAGGTTGCTTGGTAATGGGAGCTATGGTTCTGTATATCAAGGGACACTGTTAGATGGGATGGAATTTGCAGTAAAGGTATTCAAGTTAGAGTTAGAAGGAGCTTTTAAGAGTTTTGATGTTGAATGTGAAGTTCTTCGCAACATTCGTCaccgaaacttaatcaaaatcatTAGTAGTTGCTCTAATGATCTTGATTTCAAAGCTTTAGTGCTTGAGTTCATGTCTAACGGGAGTCTTGATAAATGGTTGTATTCCAACAATCATTCTCTGGACATCCTACAGAGGTTGAACATTATGATAGATGTTGCATCTGCATTGGAATATCTCCATCATGGTAATGCAACACCCGTGGTTCACTGCGATTTAAAACCTAGCAATGTTCTATTAGATGAAGATATGGTTGCACATTTGAGTGATTTTGGCATCGCAAAACTCTTAAGTGAAGAGGACTCAATGATACAAACCATGACCATGGCAAAAATAGGATACATGGCACCAG AATACGGAATTGAAGGAATTGTTTCGACAAAAGGTGATGTGTATAGTTTTGGTATTCTTATGATGGAAACCATCACAAGAAAAAAGCCCACAAATGAAATGTTCGAAGGAGAAACAAGTTTGAGGAGTTGGGTGGAAGAGTCACTATCATCTTCGCTAAATCAAGTTTTAGATACCAACTTGCAGAGCAGTATTGGGAGGAAACGTTCAGCAACCGACAATTGTGCCTTATCCATTTTGCTAGTTGGGCTGGAATGTTCAGTAGAGGCTCCAGATGAGAGGCTTGATATGAAAGAGACAGTTACGAAATTAAAGAAGATCAAAGTGAGGTTATTAAAGGACATTGGACGGGTTCGTTGA